tttaattatcatGGAACATCAGAAATCTGTTATACGCAATTGAGCGTGATATTAAAATTTGTCACATTTGATATAACAGAATATGTAGTGATGActatatgttatttataataaaaaaaataagtcacATGAGTTATGATAATACTACCTTTTAGTCTATCCAGAACTTACacatattattaaatgaacTGCAATATTTGCATTGTATATTGTTCTTTTATCGTAGATCAGATTATTTTTTACCTATTTTGATGTAactttgttatatatttgtcttgttacaacattataaacatgttgatcatttaaataaatatatcgttATATTTTCTCCTTTGTGTAGAAAACTTTTTATAGCGTAATTCTTGTGATACACACTTTTGTCATTGGTCGGAGACTATACCTACATTGCATACTGAGAGAGGAAAAGTTTTATCTTTTAAAggtgttttaaaatgattttatataatacTTATTCTGGTGCATCCTGTTATcactttttgtaattttaaccACGTTATAGAAATGGGATGTTGTTACAGTTGGCTTGTAAGCACATTTACTTTGAAAGGATTTGTTTTTTGCACAGTATGCAATGATTATGGTAAAAAGATTTATGCTCCTtaacaatatgttaaatatatttcttttgtagtgatgataattgtttgatataacataaaaatTCCTATTAAACATCCAGAATATGCTACTGATTTGTGTTCAATATGGCTCCTTGTCAGTAATTGACTTAATTAAGATTGTTATCCAACTTTAAGATAGAcataatatgtcatattttataGCCACTCTTATCACTGTTGACTTCCTGTCACATATTGAGCAGATATCTCCAGACTTGCACACACTGTAGATGTGTTGATGAGAGGACAATAACCTTGACACCAGATGTACCACCAGTGATCAGATATCCACGCTGGGTGACATCTTGTTTCCCTTTGGAGACTACACTATAGGGGCTTTCACAATTTCCAAAAGCAGCATTTACATAGAATTCACCCATGCTTAGCATGGTTAATCTTATTACTCATGATGCCCTCCTCCCCCTCCTCACCCCCGTCCCCTCCCCAAAAATCATGTTATGTTTCTCAAGGAGGATATGGTTAAATTGAGTTACTAAATAAAAAAGACGTTATTAAATAtaagatgaataaatatatcaataagttaaaaaaagtgaACTCAATTTACCTAAACACCCAACTATCATTTATGAGAGGTTATGCAAGGGTCACAGCTCCTGTAATCCCAATTACTCTTGCATGACAAATATTCACTTGGACGTCTCACACTTATACGGTGTACTAAAAGATAATACAAAActgttatgtaaataaaaaatctttgaaaaggCTTGAAATCTACATTTAATTAACCATTGTTTATAAAGTCTGGTGAAATAGGAGTTCCTTGAGCAGTGAATGATGCTGGTCTGATAATGGaatgatcttttttatttatttttttgaaaagtgtagacaaatgttgaaaaaacacacaaaatatgGTGGTAAAGTCAAATTATCAAATTCAATCTAGTTGCTAACCATTCCCGATTTGAATTTCGCGCATCTGATAATTTAGGGGTTAATTCCCTTAGGCACGCCACTGGCGGGAATTTCTGTGCCACCGATTGGCTCATTTTAAGATACCACGTGATCCGTTGATTATAGAGAGCATCAAGCGAAAAGGCGGCCAGACGACCTACATAGCACAAAGAAGGAAAAAGTGTTTTAGTGTTTACATCaggaaaaacttaaaaatgggtatgttttattatcagtatttattcattaacataAAATGTACGTGACTGTAGGtaagagataaaaaataatgttgttttctacgcggaattgaaataaatttattcaacGCTGCAGCGGTGCCATTTTGTTTAGAGAAAAGAAGCCATTGAAAATAGAGGAACTAAAAGTTGAGCTGTTTATGCTGTTAGGCTGATTGATTCGATCAGAAAATTATCGCATATGATTAATGGCATggttattattaaaaattatgttgaaaCAAGTCCAATTGACTCGTTTCTTTGTGACAAATCGGTTGAAATTTACTGCTTTATGAGCCGGGCGAAGACGAGTTATCTTTTCTTTCCTTTGTCCTGTAGTGGAGCGGGCTAAGAACGACAATTTCTATTGAAATCgtttgaattattaatttgttatttttgtagatatacgttgttttgtgtttgaaaaagtgtttctttcgtatttaaattacattataCATCCAAATGATATCGGATTCAGTTGAAAAtttaatagatttaaaaaagaaagctCAATCTGATCATTAATACTTCGATTTTCATTACAGTTTAAGTCTTACGGAAAGCACAAGGACAAAAGTAgaacattttgtgttttcttaggctaaatatacaatgaatagtatatgttttatctataaGAACACTTAAAAAGTAGTTTGCTTCTGCACCTCtgtgaatgaatgaatgctGGATGtaattcttttaattttaatcagTGGTCGAATTTAACACAAACCTGTATTTTAAGTAATGGATTTGTCCTTCTTACTCATTAAAGTAGCAGATGGCAGGTATTGGTATTTTGCAACCTGACAAGAATATGACGCTCGAGTCATAATTAATAAACTTGTTAAATATCAATCTCTTCCAGGTCGACCAAGAGTAGATGGCAAACCAGGAGGAAAGAAGGTTAAAGATCCAAACAAGCCAAAGAGATCAACATCTGCATACTTCTATTACCTTGCATTCTGCAGAGAAGAGGCAAAGAAAGCTGGGAGGTCAATTTCAAAGGTACAAATTTTTTTGGAGATTGCATATGAGAGCCTGTCAATTTGGAATTTTCTGAAGCTGAAAATCTAATTAATTTTACCTGTGACaacattatgaatattaatggaTGCAAGTcgttaaatatataaagcatAAAGTAGCTATGATGTAATCTACAACATACGGAAGGTTGATCCGTAGCATTACAACTTGTtaaactgttattgtttttcaacTTTAAACTTTGTGTCGGTTTGTGTTGAGTAATATAATGGAGCTTGTATTTTTGTCAATTACTTACTATGACCATTGCATTACAGATTGCAGAATTCACAAAAGAATGCTCTGAAAAATGGCGAAACATGAATGGCACTGCCAAAACCAGGTTTGATGAACAGGCTGCTGCTGACAAGAAACGATATGACAGAGAGGTtagcttttttaattttaaacaaggtTGCGAGATGTCCACCCAATGGTGGGCTTCATGGTCAGCTGCaattctgtttattttaaaaaaattaaaaaagaatctGCTAGTAGCAATTACTCTTTGTTTATGGCTCCCCTAAGTACAAGAACCACATAAACCAAAACATACCTTAAAAGTTTCTTCTTCCCTTGCCAGCTTTAGCAAAGTTGTAACAGCATGGGAtattcaattttgttatcaCTGTATTTTTAGATGAGTGTCTACACAGGAGGAAAGAGCTCCAGGACCAAGGATCCCAATGCACCAAAGAAGCCCATGACTGGCTACTTCCTTTTCTTGCAAGATTTCAGGGAACGACACAGAGGAAAAGATATCCCTAACaaagatttattaaaaatgggTAAGTCTTCTGGTCATGCCTTTTTTTACTCAACTGCATTGATGGAACAACCAACCAATTGTTGAATgaaaatcattgattttaataagattccaatactttattttaaatgttgattattgatgatttttttctgttgacTTAAATTATGTTCAGATATTTTGGTTTTCATTATTAAAAGGTTCATACTAGAAAACAGTGAAGTTTTGAATGGTGCCACTAAGTTAAATATTCTTGCAAAACTCTGAAATGAAAGAGctcttgtttttcatttcttattcCCACTAAGTTAAACATGATATGACACATTTCAGCTGGAGAAGAATGGCGCGAGCTTGACGATTCACAGAAAATGCCCTACGAGAAACGCAGTCAAGGAGAACAGAAGAAATATGAAGTTGCAATGGCTGCATATAGGGTTAGTAGCCctgtaaaatgttaattattctaATATAATTCACTCTGTTTTTGATGAGGCTTTGAAAGACACTGAAGTAAATTACTTGAAACAGAGTCATTTATAAAGATATGGCTTGgcatttgttcattttttagacTATAAAGATAGAAGATGCTATTATAGTTCCATCTGGATTGTGAACAGAATGGCAATGGGTCAAATGCATATACAGATATGCTAAACTGCTGGAATAATGCTAGTTAATTTTTGAgacatacatttaaaatttgttttactttttcaactgacttcaagcatgcctatttattaagcattttattttacagagtggtgctgctgctgcagcAAATGGCGGTGAGGATGAagatgatgaggatgaagagGATGATGATGACGAGTAAACCTACAGACACAAGTGTGATTTGCTGTGTGCACCCACCAAAGACTTCTGATATGATACCTCAGAAGTGGTTACTGAATCCAGTCATCGATGCTTGATGAAATTaccaattttatgaatatttttaaacccCAAAAATGAACCTGAATTACTTTACAGAATTTGATGACAGTGTAGTCTTAAAATCAATCCAACTAGgtttcaaacatataaaaattGGGAGTGCAGGAACTCTTCGAGAAGCATGACTTGGTGTATTCAATAAAGTAATAAGCACTTGCATGCAGGGCTGATTTACAATACCTCTCAAGTGCGAGTGACACTTACATTTCATGTCTATTCATTGTCATATTCCATATTTCACCATCATTATGACATCATTCATAATTCCATTTTCATTCATTGCCATGGTTTTTAAGATTTGAGAAGCTATTGGTTTACAAGAGTATACTTTGTTTCCTTAAGGCATCTTAGGAAAATAATGTGTCGTCATTGTATTACGATTTAATGGCTTCTTTGTCTAACTACCATGGtctcatttcattttcatgtaccattatgtaaaataacgtcatttttataaaaaaaaatgtgtgaaaatttataattatgttgaaattgACTTCATTGTGTTTGTGTAATGAAAACCAGTAGGGCATTTGCCATTTGCACTGTCTTTGGCATTTTTTCTCAGTCATTTAAATCCAGACATCTGCCATTCATGACAGGAGAAATAAAGCTTGCTTCCCTTTGTAGAACTATTATTTTAACAACAGAGATAGAGAAAAAGATCAAAATTTGTGAACATGGAATGTAGCTGAGTTCCAAGTATGACTTGTCTGGCCCTGATGAATGGCAGATTGGGAACACTAAATCAGAAGTGATTTGTAGGATTTTCCATACTTGTACCATGTTGGTTTTCACAAGATCTCAGGGTGGACAAAAGTCATATCTCAATTGCTTTTGACAGGATTTGTTGCCAAAGCAACGTAAAATTGGATGCCCAATGGACACGTTATGTAAGGCAAACTTTTGTTTCTCATTAATCAAATCTACATCTCCGTGTTTTTAGTCTATtaagatttttatgcaatttcaactctttattttacattagaaCTGTAGTTTTATATCGTGAAGCATTTGTTAATAAACCATATTTAATTTGGGAAAGCCTCGTTGTTTTTGTGATTGAAGTGTAGTCGTCGAGCATGTAAAAAGGTTAAGATCAAGAAACCTGGAGTAAGAACAAATGATCATAATGGATGATCCTAGTGTAAAATTAGGTTTTAAAGAAATTACACATTTTATCACAGCACAGCAGAGCATGttaatgcattcaaatttaCAATCACTGCTTTTTAAAAGCACAATCCATACCTAGACTTTAGTTGTGGTTctgataatgatttttttccgaAGGAATTCGTGTAAATTGAGCTTGCAAATTGTACTGAAGTCACAAGGGCTGACCTTGAAAAAAGTTGTATCAAgaaaagctttgcaataaagaGGCCTTACAATGAATTTGGTAATGATCAAGTCTCGATTATAATCGCTTCGTCCTGCAAAGACTTGTTTCTTTTGGAAGAATTATGACATAGTCTCAACTCAGTTTACCAAATAGCATCAAAAGTTCGTTTACATCTATTAAAATAACGATATATCATAGAATGAGTTAATGAATGCCTTGGGTCAAGATTCCAAGAGAAATATATTCTGTAGCCAAAAAcgattgtttttttaacaattactcgaGTAAATTTTGCTATATACTagatttgtttatgaaattttgaccaaGTCTTGTTATTAACATATTCTATGCAGGGATGCCAATTTTCCTTTTCCTCTTGTTTGGCCTCAACTCTCAAATTGTTACCTTTTATCTGAAAGTCAGCAAAAAATGTATTCAAGTGTGATGGGGGATACTCTCGTACCATGGTACTGGTTACTTCTGTTTTACAAAGTAGCGTTGGAATTCCTGTgcatgacatttttttctcaaaaagtgtaaaaaccTGCAAGAATTTAATCATTCCACGCTTACtgtgtggtaaaatgagtttagATTGAGATTGAGATCTGACTTGAGTAAACTTGTGATATATTTGGTCAGGGGAAGCTTCAGGATTGGATGTGTGAGGGGGCGTTACCTTTGCATTGCGAGCTACCTCAAATCCGAAATTTATTAGTTTGTATTACCTTTCCCTGCCACTATAGACATACTAGGTAGTACTCGAGACAACAAAATGTATGTGCAGGCTCATGTATGTATGATGCTAAAGCCTGTAGTAAGCGAGGTAGTGTAAGTCTAATCATATACAGACTACATTTCTGACTTGCATTTATGGTCCAAGGGCACGGCAAgataataaaacttttattcGGGAAAACCACTGCAAAGGATCTTGTACAGTTTAGTGCGTTTTAACCTCGGAAATTACCGACAGTAATTGGATAGCGCTCGGCGATCGTATTAACACGGCTATCTTCGGCAAGCTTCGGAATATCTGTTAAATAATCATCTTAACTGTGAATGGTGACAATTTGGCCCACAAATCGTAACAATTCGGCTATCCCCGGCAATCTTcgagattataagtattttcGTCAATTATGTTCGATGATggtcgaggtgttccgattgcacACTCGCTTAATGACCGAGAAGTTGCGATTGGCTATTTCACGAAATTTCTGCTTTAAATACCGACAGGTGCCCGtttgtttctaaatataaatCGTCAAACCATGTGACCATGATCGATACCGCATGTTAGTCATGTGATCACAACAGGAATTCCAATCATTCCACGGGCCAAGTCATGGTTCACTTTATCCACAACACGCTTTGTTAGTGCGGCATTACTGAGACAACATGCAGAATATTGACGATTCTTATTGATTTCTAGGACTGTACCGTGATTGGGACATATGTTGATGTTGTGAGTTTGAACAGCGAAGATACACGCCGTTCTGTTTTGGATTGTTCGTTGTTACATTTACACAGCTCGCTAGCAGACGGACAATGAACGGCATGGAGCCGGGGCTAACGGCACTGGACGTGCTCTCGAGGGCGGCATCCATGGTAGAAACAAACGACAGAGAAGGTGAGTGGTGGTGGCCTTTTAATGAGCTTTAAACTCCTGATTTGATAGATTATACTTAAACGACACCGCGTTCTTTGTGTTTGTGACGTCACGAACTAATTGACAATGTCACCTAAACAATGTACATGTGTTAGAGAAATAAGAGAAAGCACCAACAGACAGTAACTTCGTATGGTTCTCTATGCGATGGCATGACAAAAAAACAGTATCCATCTATACACTGTCCGAATATCTGgtcttaatatgtttttaagttAACCCCTTGTTTCGCATACTTCACATTCcattaagaaaacaatgtttaaataatacctTATTTAGTGATTCAACTTTATTGACATaccaagcatttttttttataaatgatctTAATTGTGGGGAGCCATGTAATTGAGTCtgcaatttgattttaattgaattttaataatGGTAGTTTATATTGGTATATATTAAAAGGTTTAACTGGTAAATGGGTGGCATTTCAGCTATGACAGGCATGCAGTCAAGTAGCCACCTGCATTAAAGCGTTTTATTAGTCGCTTTGATAAACTTCAATAGCTAGAGCTGCTGTTCATGTTTGATGTCAAAAATGGAATTcaaaatatcttgaaaacatgattttcaGTTTTAAGTGATGAGTCACTTCAGCACATAATGCTTTATTATACCTCGGGTTAGTTTTCTTAGGTGAATAACTTTTCTGTACTtataacttaaaaaagaaattgcatTATTTACCTTATTTTGTATTCCTGTTTATGGTAGCtaagtttatttataaaggaattaaaatcaaaatggtgAAACTCATGCATAACAtactattaaattaatttttttagcagataatgaattataacattttttgttgttgtaatcaatcaattacaattttaatttagTATAAAAAGAAGTTTATAACTTTTGTGCATTaagttaaaaattattaaattatttttgaaacaaccACTTAAACTTTAACATAGATATATCTTTTAGTTTCGCCATtataaggaccccattggaaataagttgaaaaactttaatgggttatcctgtgttatatatttgtcacattgaattaaatatttgttaacgcacgtatgtatccaaagcattctaatgatgttgtgctttagtatagataccatcactaatactttgttaatcagtctgtgttataaatttatgagatatttggtttgttactatgacatatatatgcacaaataaatctatctatctatccattTTGCAGAGAATTTAACATGGATAGATTTATTTCTGCCATACTTGGAGAGAATAAATCATTTACAGCCTATttacaacataaatacatacatgatGAATATATTCCAAATTTAGAGCATCAACATTCAGTAAACATACCTACAACATTTATATATCTTGGTATATTTAATACTAATGCATTAACAATGATCAAGATAAAGTTTGGTTGGTCTGTTAATATACAGTTTTCAAGCGACAGTGACTTGATCATGTATTAATGGACAGAAAGATGTATTGAttggttttgaaaattgaaacatttaattagGTTgccttaaatgaaaaaaagtaaataaaatattgttaaagggGAAAAAAAAACAGCACCATTTACCAATcatgtatacaaaacaataagGTTGTCAATGAAAATTAAGACATTTCATAACctaaaataattgcaaaaaatcTCAACATGCAACAATTGCCAATAATTGTTGTGCAAATTGATTAAACATTAATGACACAAAAATTTACTGTCTGTGTACTCTGTTCATTATGGAATTATTTCCTCTTGTCAGTATATAAGTATTAAGACTCCATATGCAATGCATATATGTGTTGGACAAGTGGATTCTTCCTAAAAGGTCTTATAAAGTGGGTCTTTGCCATGTATGCAAAGTGATATCATTGATGGGAATTTCTTAATGCTACCTCAGCTAATTAGGGTTTCTGATCGCatgtatttacttcaaaattGCACCGAATGACTTTGTCCAGTTACGTTGCATTTTATTGCAACTGAAATTTACTTCAAAATTGCACCGAATGACAATTGCACTTTATGGCTATGTTCAGTTACGCTGCTTTTTATTGCCAATGGTATATTTACTTCATAATTGCACTACGGCTATGTTCAGGTAGACTCTAATATATTCCTAATGGTATTCACTTTATAATTGCACTATACAGCTATGTTCAGGTAGACTCTTATATATCCCTAATGGTATTCACTTTATAATTGCACTATACGGCTATGTTCAGGTAGACTCTTATATATCCCTAATGGTATTCACTTTATAATTGCACTATACGGCTATGTTCAGGTAGACTCTTATATATCCCTAATGGTATTCACTTTATAATTTCACTATACAGCTATGTTCAGGTAGACTCTTATATATCCCTAATGGTATTCACTTTATAATTGCACTATACGGCTATGTTCAGGTAGACTCTTATATATCCCTAATGGTATTCACTTTATAATTGCACTATACGGCTATGTTCAGGTAGACTCTTATATATCCCTAATGGTATTCACTTTATAATTGCACTATACGGCTATGTTCAGGTAGACTCTTATTCAACCCTAATGGTATGTATAATTCATAATTTCACTATTCAGCTATGTTCAGGTAGACTCTTATTCAACCCTAATGGTATGTATAATTCATAATTTCACTATTCAGCTATGTTCAGGTAGACTCTTATTCAACCCTAATGGTATATATACCGTACTTCATAATTTCACTATACAGCTATGTTCAGGTAGACTCTTATTCAACCCTAATGGTATATTCACTTCATAATTTCACTATACAGCTATGTTCAGGTAGACTCTTATTCAACCCTAATGGTATATATACCGTACTTCATAATTTAACTATACGGCTATGTTCAGGTAGACTCTTATTCAACCCTAATGGTATATTCACTTCATAATTTCACTATACAGCTATGTTCAGGTAGACTCTTATTCAACCCTAATGGTATATATACCGTACTTCATAATTTCACTATACAGCTATGTTCAGGTAGACTCTTATTCAACCCTAATGGTATATATACCGTACTTCATAATTTCACTATACAGCTATGTTCAGGTAGACTCTTATTCAACCCTAATGGTATATTCACTTTATGATTGAACTATACGGCTATGTTCAGGTAGACTCTTATTCAACCCTAATGGTATATTCACTTTATGATTGAACTATACGGCTATGTTCAGGTAGACTCTTATTCAACCCTAATGGTATATTCACTTCATAATTTCACTATACAGCTATGTTCAGGTAGACTCTTATTCAACCCTAATGGTATATTCACTTTATGATTGAACTATCCGGCTATGTTCAGGTAGACTCTTATTCAACCCTAATGGTATATTCACTTTATGATTGAACTATACAGCTATGTTCAGGTAGACTCTTATTCAACCCTAATGGTATATTCACTTCATAATTTCACTATACAGCTATGTTCAGGTAGACTCTTATTCAACCCTAATGGTATATTCACTTCATAATTTCACTATACAGCTATGTTCAGGTAGACTCTTATTCAACCCTAATGGTATATTCACTTCATAATTTCACTATACAGCTATGTTCAGGTAGACTCTTATTCAACCCTAATGGTATATTCACTTTATGATTGAACTATACAGCTATGTTCAGGTAGACTCTTATTCAACCCTAATGGTATATTCACTTCATAATTTCACTATACAGCTATGTTCAGGTAGACTCTTATTCAACCCTAATGGTATATTCACTTCATAATTTCACTATACAGCTATGTTCAGGTAGACTCTTATTCAACCCTAATGGTATATATACCGTACTTCATAATTTCACTATACGGCTATGTTCAGGTAGACTCTTATTCAACCCTAATGGTATATATACCGTACTTCATAATTTCACTATACAGCTATGTTCAGGTAGACTCTTATTCAACCCTAATGGTATATTCACTTTATGATTGAACTATACGGCTATGTTCAGGTAGACTCTTATTCAACCCTAATGGTATATTCACTTTATGATTGAACTATACGGCTATGTTCAGGTAGACTCTTATTCAACCCTAATggtattaatttcaaaatttcactATACGGCTATGTTCTGGTACAGTACACTGCATTTTATCTgaaattgcataaaataattcttaacTTACTACAAGCTAAAATATTCTACTCTGTTCTTGGGGTATTTGGTCCGATCAGTTTGCGATATAGTTACAACATGATACCTTTGCATCGAACACCTAcaccaaaaaaatgaaaaaagattaAGTCAAGCTGTCGCCAGTCAGTGCTCATAATTTCTgcatataaatgataaaatcatgGTATATAAATTAATGTGTGGTATATGATTACAATATTTGTCTGATGGCGTCATAACGACCACTttgaaaataccatttttagCATCCATGTTAATGAGCTGCTGCTGGTTCAATGGTAGCCTTTTCCGCTTTCACCTTATTATAACTTGCTATAACAAAATAGTCAAGTTTGAATATACAGAAGTATAATGTTAA
The sequence above is drawn from the Mya arenaria isolate MELC-2E11 chromosome 14, ASM2691426v1 genome and encodes:
- the LOC128215798 gene encoding high mobility group protein B3-like, producing MGRPRVDGKPGGKKVKDPNKPKRSTSAYFYYLAFCREEAKKAGRSISKIAEFTKECSEKWRNMNGTAKTRFDEQAAADKKRYDREMSVYTGGKSSRTKDPNAPKKPMTGYFLFLQDFRERHRGKDIPNKDLLKMAGEEWRELDDSQKMPYEKRSQGEQKKYEVAMAAYRSGAAAAANGGEDEDDEDEEDDDDE